In Rhizobium sp. WSM4643, the following are encoded in one genomic region:
- a CDS encoding GNAT family N-acetyltransferase codes for MSVTIALEPPRQQGVIRLLDLSDAYAQSLYPAESNHLVDLSLLEKPSVSFLVARSGDAIVGCCALVEAGDGTAEIKRMFVDPEARGLRIASGLMNALEAIAGEKGLTAIRLETGIYQPEAIALYRKYGYREIEPFGSYLPDPLSLFLEKRLG; via the coding sequence ATGTCCGTCACCATTGCCCTGGAGCCGCCGCGCCAGCAGGGCGTCATCCGGCTTCTCGATCTTTCCGATGCCTATGCGCAATCGCTCTATCCGGCAGAAAGCAACCATCTGGTCGACCTCTCCTTACTGGAGAAACCTTCGGTGAGCTTCCTCGTTGCGCGCAGCGGCGATGCGATCGTCGGCTGCTGCGCGCTGGTCGAGGCCGGCGATGGCACGGCGGAAATCAAGCGCATGTTCGTCGATCCCGAGGCGAGGGGGCTGAGGATCGCCAGCGGCCTGATGAATGCGCTCGAAGCAATCGCCGGGGAAAAGGGGCTGACGGCGATCCGGCTCGAAACCGGCATCTACCAGCCGGAGGCAATCGCGCTCTACCGCAAATACGGATATCGGGAAATCGAGCCTTTCGGCAGCTATCTGCCGGATCCGCTCAGCCTGTTTTTGGAAAAGCGGCTGGGGTAA
- a CDS encoding DUF2336 domain-containing protein: MLGRRVIVEAFLRWVETAKTGDRARAASALGRAYLQSEMSGDERAAAEMAMTFLLDDPSPRVRLALAEAIAWSPDAPRSLVLSLAEDQPEVACHAVTCSPLLSDADLVDLAARGNGATRMLIAARAHVTRPVSAALAEVGDEEELLCLLENDGAVISSLSLKRVAERLGDCCDIRNLLLDRSDLPADARQLLTEHVSNALVGLPLAQAAIGLQRLQRISREATEAAIVSIAGDIAPREIPDLVQHLRLIGRLTPSFLMHALCAGKVDFFAGAIVDLTGCSERRVRSILATGRMHAVRALYESAGLPRDISVIFVEATMLWRDAARKAPASVLGNVCGRLLEKFRHHDAHGAIGELLDMVEKLSVTERRQSARVYAALAAA, translated from the coding sequence GTGCTGGGGCGTCGCGTGATCGTAGAAGCTTTTCTTCGTTGGGTCGAAACGGCCAAGACAGGCGACCGGGCCCGGGCCGCAAGCGCTCTCGGGCGAGCCTATCTGCAGTCCGAAATGTCCGGCGACGAACGGGCGGCGGCCGAGATGGCGATGACCTTTCTTCTCGACGATCCGTCGCCGCGCGTGCGGCTTGCACTTGCCGAGGCGATCGCCTGGTCGCCCGATGCGCCGCGCAGCCTGGTCCTTTCGCTTGCCGAGGACCAGCCCGAGGTCGCCTGCCACGCCGTGACCTGTTCGCCGCTTTTGAGCGATGCCGATCTGGTCGACCTTGCCGCGCGCGGCAACGGCGCCACCCGCATGCTGATCGCGGCGAGGGCGCATGTGACTCGGCCGGTTTCCGCCGCCCTTGCGGAGGTCGGCGACGAAGAAGAACTGCTCTGCCTGCTGGAGAATGACGGCGCGGTAATCTCCAGCCTGTCGCTGAAACGCGTCGCCGAACGGCTCGGCGACTGCTGCGATATCCGCAACCTGCTTCTCGACCGCAGCGACCTTCCGGCCGATGCCCGCCAGTTGCTGACCGAGCATGTCAGCAATGCGCTGGTTGGCCTGCCGCTGGCACAGGCGGCGATCGGCCTGCAGCGGCTCCAGCGCATCAGCCGCGAGGCAACCGAGGCTGCCATCGTTTCGATCGCCGGCGACATTGCCCCACGCGAAATACCCGACCTCGTCCAGCACCTGCGCCTTATCGGCCGACTGACGCCGTCCTTCCTGATGCATGCGCTCTGCGCCGGCAAGGTGGATTTCTTCGCCGGCGCGATCGTCGATCTCACGGGCTGCAGCGAGCGCCGCGTGCGTTCGATCCTGGCAACCGGGCGCATGCATGCCGTGCGTGCGCTTTATGAGTCCGCCGGCCTGCCCAGGGATATCAGCGTCATCTTCGTCGAGGCGACGATGCTGTGGCGCGACGCCGCCAGAAAAGCGCCGGCGAGCGTGCTCGGTAATGTCTGCGGCCGTCTTCTCGAAAAATTCCGCCATCACGACGCGCATGGCGCGATCGGCGAACTGCTCGATATGGTGGAAAAGCTTAGCGTCACCGAGCGGCGACAATCGGCCCGCGTCTATGCGGCGCTTGCGGCGGCCTAA